From one Brevundimonas sp. PAMC22021 genomic stretch:
- a CDS encoding transglycosylase domain-containing protein → MAGPVYGGGQADDGGRRPRRTPFQRLLYWGTVLAVWGLIFLVVFFAVFARGLPDTSSLYEVDRQPSITYLDRNGALIATRGTQQAPPADLDALPDYVPAAFIAIEDRRFYHHPGFDPVGMARAIVTNMRAGRVVQGGSTLTQQLAKNLFLTPDQNMRRKVQELMLAVWLELKFTKKEILALYLNRVYFGAGAYGIEAASQRYFDKSARQLTVGEAALLAGLLKAPSRYSPVSESERAATRATVVLNEMEEAGVITPAQREQAVTQPVIVSRTLATQHAQYFIDWLDKSIRGLVGEPTEDMVVETTLDLTLQTAAERSVRRILDRDKGKGVEQAALVALDGDGRVRAMIGGASYADSQFNRAVDARRQAGSAFKPFVYLAALEAGYTPSTQVVDQPVTIGNWSPRNYSGGYVGQMTLAQAVAQSTNTVAASVADQIGRDSVARVARRLGIQSRIGLEPAMALGAVEVSPIDMAAAYDAFANGGRRVEPYGVSRIRTPQGRVIYQRSEAGGGQSINNPPLTYLNQMLKGVVTGGTGRSAAIGGRDIAGKTGTTSDYKDAWFVGYTGGFVAAVWTGKDDNTAMRGVTGGAAPAAIWRGFMEAALPRLAVQPIPGGPPMPDGWQAPDPVGDLLSGLGGGMGDEVGGQPSEPVDPNEGDLYGDPAEPAPQPQPGYGPPVVRPTSPQPGPSRGGVEIPPPSRPEPERRPGTMFF, encoded by the coding sequence ATGGCGGGTCCAGTCTACGGGGGCGGACAGGCGGATGACGGAGGTCGTCGGCCCCGGCGTACGCCGTTTCAGCGACTGCTCTATTGGGGCACGGTTCTGGCGGTCTGGGGGCTCATCTTCCTGGTCGTCTTCTTCGCCGTCTTCGCGCGCGGCCTGCCGGACACCTCCAGCCTCTATGAGGTCGATCGCCAGCCCTCGATCACCTATCTGGACCGCAACGGCGCCCTGATCGCCACGCGAGGCACCCAGCAGGCGCCGCCGGCCGACCTCGACGCCCTGCCGGACTATGTGCCGGCCGCCTTCATCGCCATCGAGGATCGGCGCTTCTATCACCACCCGGGCTTCGATCCCGTCGGCATGGCGCGCGCCATCGTCACCAACATGCGCGCCGGGCGGGTGGTGCAGGGCGGCTCGACCCTGACGCAGCAGCTGGCCAAGAACCTGTTCCTGACGCCTGACCAGAACATGCGCCGCAAGGTGCAGGAGCTGATGCTCGCCGTATGGCTGGAGCTGAAGTTCACCAAGAAGGAGATTCTCGCCCTTTATTTGAACCGGGTCTATTTCGGCGCGGGCGCCTATGGCATCGAGGCGGCGTCGCAGCGCTATTTCGACAAGAGCGCGCGTCAGCTGACGGTCGGAGAGGCGGCGCTGCTGGCCGGCCTGCTCAAGGCGCCTTCGCGCTATTCGCCGGTGTCGGAGAGCGAGCGTGCGGCGACCCGCGCCACCGTGGTCCTGAACGAAATGGAAGAGGCCGGCGTCATCACCCCGGCCCAGCGCGAGCAGGCGGTGACCCAGCCGGTGATCGTCTCGCGCACCCTGGCGACCCAGCACGCCCAGTATTTCATCGACTGGCTGGACAAGTCGATCCGCGGCCTGGTCGGCGAACCGACCGAGGACATGGTGGTCGAGACGACGCTGGACCTGACGCTGCAGACGGCGGCCGAACGCTCGGTGCGCCGAATCCTGGACCGTGACAAGGGCAAGGGCGTGGAGCAGGCGGCGCTGGTGGCGCTGGATGGCGACGGGCGGGTCCGCGCCATGATCGGCGGCGCTTCCTATGCCGACAGCCAGTTCAACCGGGCGGTGGATGCGCGCCGGCAGGCCGGCTCGGCTTTCAAGCCGTTCGTTTACCTGGCGGCGTTGGAGGCCGGCTATACCCCCTCGACGCAGGTGGTGGACCAGCCGGTGACCATCGGCAACTGGTCGCCCCGCAACTATTCCGGCGGCTATGTCGGCCAGATGACGCTGGCCCAGGCGGTGGCGCAATCGACCAATACGGTGGCCGCCTCCGTCGCCGACCAGATCGGCCGCGACAGCGTGGCGCGGGTGGCGCGCCGCCTGGGCATCCAGAGTCGCATCGGGCTGGAGCCCGCCATGGCGCTGGGCGCGGTCGAGGTGTCGCCCATCGACATGGCCGCCGCCTATGACGCTTTCGCCAATGGCGGCCGGCGGGTCGAGCCCTACGGCGTCAGCCGCATCCGCACCCCGCAGGGACGGGTGATCTACCAGCGGTCCGAAGCCGGCGGCGGTCAGTCGATCAACAACCCGCCGCTGACCTATCTGAACCAGATGCTGAAGGGCGTGGTCACCGGCGGCACCGGCCGCTCGGCGGCGATCGGCGGGCGCGACATCGCGGGCAAGACCGGCACCACCTCCGACTACAAGGACGCCTGGTTCGTCGGCTACACCGGCGGCTTCGTCGCCGCCGTCTGGACGGGCAAGGACGACAACACCGCCATGCGCGGCGTCACCGGAGGCGCGGCGCCCGCCGCCATCTGGCGCGGCTTCATGGAGGCGGCCCTGCCGCGCCTGGCCGTCCAGCCGATCCCCGGCGGCCCGCCGATGCCGGATGGCTGGCAGGCCCCCGATCCGGTCGGCGACCTGCTCAGCGGGCTTGGCGGAGGCATGGGCGACGAGGTCGGCGGCCAACCGTCGGAGCCTGTCGATCCGAACGAGGGCGATCTCTACGGCGACCCTGCCGAGCCGGCGCCTCAGCCGCAGCCCGGCTACGGGCCGCCGGTGGTGCGTCCGACCTCGCCGCAGCCGGGTCCCTCGCGCGGCGGCGTCGAGATCCCGCCTCCGTCCCGACCGGAGCCTGAGCGCCGCCCCGGCACGATGTTCTTCTAA
- the rarD gene encoding EamA family transporter RarD, whose amino-acid sequence MTEVSAAAPDGRAVTTAVACYGLWGFMPLLFMAMAANGFGAPEILAHRAVWSVLFAGALVLLAGQAMQARRALATPKTVGWLALSTLLIAANWSVYVWATTHHATLEASLGYYINPLLNMAAGAVLFRERIDRWGKIAIALAAIGVLIQTAALGRPPWLSLILAFSFAGYGVIRKRVAADAQTGLFIECLLMLPFGLVLLGWLGAHGQAAGFQSVEQWLWALSSGPATVVPLALFAWSARRLPLSTIGFIQFLAPTLQFACGVWTGEPLTPLRMLSFVFIWAGAGVFALAAWRRSRAARLIAEPI is encoded by the coding sequence ATGACAGAGGTCAGCGCGGCTGCTCCGGACGGCCGCGCGGTCACGACCGCCGTCGCCTGCTATGGGCTGTGGGGCTTCATGCCCCTGCTGTTCATGGCCATGGCGGCGAACGGCTTTGGAGCCCCAGAGATCCTGGCGCACCGGGCGGTGTGGTCGGTGCTGTTCGCCGGCGCGCTGGTGCTGTTGGCCGGTCAGGCGATGCAGGCGCGACGCGCTCTGGCGACGCCCAAGACCGTTGGCTGGCTTGCGCTATCGACCCTGCTGATCGCCGCGAACTGGAGCGTCTATGTCTGGGCCACGACCCACCATGCGACGCTCGAGGCCAGCCTCGGCTACTACATCAATCCATTGCTCAACATGGCGGCGGGCGCCGTGCTGTTTCGCGAGCGGATCGACCGCTGGGGCAAGATCGCCATCGCGCTCGCCGCGATCGGCGTGCTGATCCAGACGGCGGCGCTCGGGCGGCCGCCTTGGCTGTCGCTGATCCTGGCCTTCAGCTTCGCCGGATACGGCGTGATCCGAAAACGGGTCGCGGCCGACGCCCAGACCGGCCTGTTCATTGAGTGCCTGCTGATGCTGCCGTTCGGGCTTGTGCTGCTGGGGTGGCTCGGCGCGCACGGGCAGGCGGCGGGCTTTCAATCGGTGGAGCAGTGGCTGTGGGCCCTGTCCAGTGGTCCGGCGACGGTAGTGCCGCTGGCTCTGTTCGCCTGGTCGGCGCGCCGCCTGCCGCTGTCCACCATCGGTTTCATCCAGTTCCTGGCCCCGACGCTTCAGTTCGCCTGCGGCGTCTGGACCGGAGAGCCGCTGACGCCGCTGCGCATGCTGTCGTTTGTCTTCATCTGGGCGGGCGCGGGCGTCTTCGCCCTGGCCGCCTGGCGGCGTAGTCGCGCCGCCAGGTTGATCGCCGAACCGATCTAG
- a CDS encoding ActR/PrrA/RegA family redox response regulator transcription factor: protein MSDLESRVQALPDKSLLLLDDDQALRTRLGRALEARGFEVTTAGSVAEATEQLRTGAPAFAVLDMRLEDGNGLKVVEAVRERRADARIVMLTGYGAIATAVAAVKAGAVDYLSKPADADDVAKALLASGEQAPEPPENPMSADRVRWEHIQRVYELCDHNVSETARRLGMHRRTLQRILAKRAPR, encoded by the coding sequence ATGTCCGACCTGGAATCCCGCGTCCAAGCCCTGCCCGACAAGTCGCTGCTGCTGCTGGACGACGACCAGGCGCTGCGGACCCGGCTGGGCCGGGCGCTTGAGGCAAGAGGATTTGAGGTCACGACCGCCGGATCGGTCGCCGAGGCGACCGAGCAGCTGCGAACGGGCGCTCCCGCCTTTGCGGTGCTGGACATGAGGCTGGAGGACGGCAACGGCCTGAAGGTCGTCGAGGCGGTGCGCGAACGCCGCGCCGACGCCCGCATCGTCATGTTGACCGGATATGGCGCGATCGCCACGGCCGTGGCTGCGGTCAAGGCGGGCGCCGTCGATTATCTGTCCAAGCCCGCGGACGCCGACGACGTGGCCAAGGCGCTGCTGGCCAGCGGCGAACAGGCCCCGGAGCCGCCGGAAAACCCGATGAGCGCCGACCGCGTGCGCTGGGAGCACATCCAGCGGGTCTACGAACTTTGCGACCACAATGTCTCGGAGACCGCCCGTCGGCTGGGCATGCACCGCCGCACCCTGCAGCGCATCCTGGCCAAGCGGGCGCCTCGCTAG
- a CDS encoding aspartate-semialdehyde dehydrogenase, with translation MGYKVAIVGATGNVGREMLNILEELSFPVDELHAIASRKSKGVEVSFGDRTVKCQDIEQFDFSKVDIVLMSAGGEVSRAWSEKIGKAGPIVIDNSSAFRSDPDVPLIVPEVNPDAVKDAKKKNIIANPNCSTAQLVVALKPLHDAARIKRVVVSTYQSVSGAGKEGMDELWNQTKAIYGLGDATPKKFPKQIAFNVIPFIGAFQDDGYTDEEAKMWKETHKILDPSIKLTVTCVRVPVFVGHSEAVTVEFDRPIQPDEAREILREAPGVLVVDKQEHDGYITPVDAAGEFAVYVSRIRKDPTVENGLSFWVVSDNLRKGAALNAVQIAQLLDETGVIKSSSGYRSITV, from the coding sequence ATGGGCTACAAAGTCGCCATCGTCGGCGCCACGGGCAATGTGGGCCGCGAGATGCTGAACATCCTGGAGGAGCTCAGCTTCCCCGTGGACGAGCTGCACGCCATCGCGTCGCGCAAGTCCAAGGGCGTGGAGGTCTCGTTCGGCGACCGCACGGTCAAGTGCCAGGACATCGAGCAGTTCGACTTCTCCAAGGTCGACATCGTGCTGATGTCGGCCGGCGGCGAGGTGTCGCGCGCCTGGTCCGAGAAGATCGGCAAGGCCGGCCCGATCGTGATCGACAACTCCTCGGCCTTCCGTTCCGACCCGGACGTGCCGCTGATCGTGCCGGAGGTGAACCCCGACGCGGTTAAGGACGCGAAGAAGAAGAACATCATCGCCAATCCGAACTGCTCCACCGCTCAGTTGGTGGTGGCGCTGAAGCCGCTGCACGATGCGGCCAGGATCAAGCGGGTGGTGGTCTCGACCTATCAGTCGGTGTCCGGCGCCGGCAAGGAAGGCATGGATGAGCTGTGGAACCAGACCAAGGCCATCTATGGCCTGGGCGACGCGACGCCCAAGAAGTTCCCCAAGCAGATCGCCTTCAACGTCATCCCCTTCATCGGCGCCTTCCAGGACGACGGCTACACCGACGAGGAGGCCAAGATGTGGAAGGAGACCCACAAGATTCTGGACCCCTCCATCAAGCTGACCGTCACCTGCGTGCGCGTTCCGGTCTTCGTCGGCCACTCCGAGGCGGTGACGGTCGAGTTCGACCGCCCGATCCAGCCGGACGAGGCGCGCGAGATCCTGCGCGAGGCGCCCGGCGTCCTGGTGGTCGATAAGCAGGAGCACGACGGCTACATCACGCCTGTCGACGCCGCCGGCGAGTTCGCGGTCTATGTGTCGCGCATCCGCAAGGACCCGACGGTCGAGAACGGCCTCAGCTTCTGGGTGGTGTCCGACAATCTGCGCAAGGGCGCCGCGCTGAACGCGGTGCAGATCGCCCAGTTGCTGGACGAGACGGGCGTGATCAAGTCGTCGTCGGGCTATCGTTCGATCACGGTGTGA
- a CDS encoding TetR/AcrR family transcriptional regulator yields the protein MTETLTAVGSEAGQRLNRRQVAKQRTRQKVLDAARGLFAERGYEPATIRDIAKGAGMSTGAVFANFQDKAELFEAVLVDEMDRLAQVASDASGGDEAVDQRLAAVMAAVYHASLDHLPLMQAIVARSWFQPQEAEVRARKAVEPLVAVFTRVLQDGLRRGELRQDADLQLLGTLTWDVYLSNYRRAAYDEWDAGVLAEQAQRQVELLLSGVRTNA from the coding sequence ATGACCGAGACCCTCACCGCCGTTGGATCGGAAGCCGGCCAACGGCTCAATCGTCGTCAGGTCGCCAAGCAGCGCACGCGTCAGAAGGTGCTGGACGCCGCTCGCGGCCTGTTCGCCGAGCGCGGCTACGAACCCGCCACCATCCGCGACATCGCCAAGGGCGCGGGCATGTCCACCGGCGCGGTGTTCGCCAACTTCCAGGACAAGGCCGAACTGTTCGAGGCCGTGCTGGTGGACGAGATGGACCGGCTGGCGCAGGTGGCGAGCGACGCCAGCGGCGGCGACGAGGCGGTGGATCAGCGCCTGGCCGCGGTGATGGCCGCCGTTTATCACGCCTCGCTCGACCACCTGCCGCTGATGCAGGCCATCGTCGCTCGCTCCTGGTTTCAGCCGCAGGAGGCCGAGGTTCGGGCGCGCAAGGCGGTGGAGCCGCTGGTCGCCGTCTTCACCCGCGTGCTGCAGGACGGCCTGCGTCGCGGCGAACTGCGCCAGGACGCCGACCTGCAACTGCTCGGTACGCTGACGTGGGACGTTTATCTGTCGAACTATCGTCGCGCCGCCTATGACGAGTGGGACGCCGGCGTGCTGGCCGAACAGGCTCAGCGCCAGGTCGAGCTGCTGCTGAGCGGCGTGCGAACCAACGCCTGA
- a CDS encoding ActS/PrrB/RegB family redox-sensitive histidine kinase, translating to MSHPEAHPSSQAAADLSGWRARPRETTGRGRGLSLRTLIVIRWLALLGQTSAILWAYFALHFPLPLWPCLSVIGFSAAVNLGLMARARRLDQSLPDGRQTGLQLGFDILQLSVMLGLTGGLDNPFCVLLVAPVTVAAAALPARHAGVLGLMALTAVVVLFFWSLPLPWRLHEHLQLPLLYRLGLGTALVTGVVFTSGYAWRVATDAEKLELALATTQDVLQREQRLAALGGLAAAAAHELGTPLATIQVVAKELLRASPADSAAAEDAALILQQAERCRGILAQLSAEPEEDRVLYADVGLKALIEEVAAPHRGFDLQFVLEVKTPPGQVAPRVKRMPEIVHGLSTLVENAADFAASRVVMRAVVDAGWIEIDILDDGPGFSSDILPRLGEPYVTSRPHGKARRALAAQIAEAARSGRARRPREDADAPIAPSQGGMGLGFFIARTLLERSGGQVSVGQGLASERGGRGARVAVRWSRATLEAPSGWDRGERSQSHHA from the coding sequence GTGAGCCATCCAGAAGCCCATCCATCGTCGCAAGCCGCCGCCGACCTGTCCGGCTGGCGCGCACGGCCGCGCGAGACGACGGGGCGGGGGCGGGGCCTGTCGCTTCGCACCCTGATCGTGATCAGGTGGCTGGCGCTGCTGGGCCAGACCTCGGCGATCCTGTGGGCCTATTTCGCCCTGCATTTTCCTCTGCCGCTGTGGCCGTGCCTCAGCGTAATCGGCTTTTCGGCGGCGGTGAACCTGGGCCTGATGGCGCGGGCGCGGCGACTGGACCAGAGCCTGCCGGATGGTCGCCAGACGGGGCTGCAGCTCGGCTTCGACATCCTGCAGCTCAGCGTCATGCTGGGCCTGACTGGCGGGCTCGACAATCCGTTCTGCGTGCTGCTGGTCGCACCCGTCACGGTGGCGGCGGCGGCGCTGCCCGCGCGCCACGCGGGCGTCTTGGGGCTGATGGCGCTGACGGCGGTGGTGGTGCTGTTCTTCTGGTCGCTGCCGCTGCCTTGGCGGCTGCACGAACATCTGCAGCTGCCGCTGCTTTACCGGCTGGGGCTGGGAACCGCGCTGGTGACGGGGGTGGTGTTCACCTCCGGCTATGCGTGGCGGGTGGCGACGGACGCTGAAAAGCTGGAGCTGGCGCTGGCCACCACCCAGGACGTGCTGCAGCGAGAGCAGAGGCTGGCCGCGCTTGGCGGCCTCGCGGCGGCGGCGGCGCACGAGCTGGGCACGCCGCTGGCGACCATCCAGGTCGTGGCCAAGGAGTTGCTGCGCGCCTCGCCCGCCGACAGCGCGGCAGCCGAGGACGCGGCCCTGATCCTGCAACAGGCCGAACGCTGTCGCGGCATCCTGGCCCAGCTGTCGGCCGAGCCGGAGGAGGACCGCGTCCTCTATGCCGACGTCGGCCTCAAGGCCCTGATCGAGGAGGTGGCGGCGCCGCATCGCGGCTTCGATCTTCAGTTCGTCCTGGAGGTCAAGACCCCGCCCGGCCAGGTCGCGCCGCGCGTCAAGCGCATGCCCGAGATCGTCCACGGCCTGTCCACCCTGGTCGAGAACGCCGCCGATTTCGCCGCCTCGCGGGTGGTCATGCGCGCGGTGGTGGACGCCGGCTGGATCGAGATCGACATCCTGGACGACGGGCCGGGCTTTTCCTCCGACATCCTGCCGCGCCTGGGCGAGCCCTATGTCACCAGTCGTCCGCACGGCAAGGCGAGACGGGCGCTGGCGGCCCAGATCGCTGAGGCGGCGCGGTCGGGCCGCGCCCGACGGCCGCGCGAGGATGCGGACGCTCCCATCGCACCCAGCCAGGGCGGCATGGGTCTGGGCTTCTTTATCGCGCGCACGCTGCTGGAGCGCAGCGGCGGCCAGGTCAGCGTGGGGCAGGGGCTGGCTTCAGAGCGCGGCGGACGCGGCGCCCGGGTCGCCGTCCGCTGGTCCCGAGCGACGCTTGAGGCGCCCAGCGGCTGGGATCGGGGCGAAAGGTCGCAGTCGCATCACGCTTGA
- the mmcB gene encoding DNA repair putative endonuclease MmcB — MSAAVHLELVFSRPETTLGVTRGAARLMSDMGYAPLLEVCLPNGRRADVMALGPKGEIVICEVKSGIEDFRSDRKWSEYAPFCDAFYFAVAPEFPLDALPDEPGLIVADGFGGAVVREAQPVPLAPARRKALTLAFARLGAMRSLRA, encoded by the coding sequence ATGTCTGCCGCCGTGCATCTGGAATTGGTCTTCAGCCGCCCCGAGACGACGCTGGGGGTGACGCGCGGGGCCGCGCGGCTGATGTCGGACATGGGCTATGCGCCGCTCCTAGAGGTGTGCCTGCCGAACGGGCGACGCGCCGATGTGATGGCCCTGGGTCCCAAGGGCGAGATCGTCATCTGCGAGGTCAAGTCCGGGATCGAGGATTTCCGCTCGGACCGGAAGTGGAGCGAATACGCGCCCTTCTGCGACGCCTTCTACTTCGCGGTGGCGCCGGAGTTTCCGCTGGACGCCTTGCCGGACGAGCCGGGCCTGATCGTGGCCGACGGCTTTGGCGGCGCGGTGGTGCGGGAGGCTCAGCCGGTTCCGCTGGCGCCTGCGCGGCGAAAGGCCCTGACGCTGGCGTTCGCACGGCTGGGCGCCATGCGATCGCTGAGGGCGTGA
- a CDS encoding SWIB/MDM2 domain-containing protein: MADKDEHPTGPGAGEENDGLHKPVKPSPELAEVVGEGPMGRADVVSALWDYIKKNDLQDSQEIKADDKLKAVFGKDRFTMFEMNAILSDHLSDA; this comes from the coding sequence ATGGCGGACAAGGACGAACACCCGACCGGCCCAGGCGCGGGCGAGGAGAACGACGGCCTGCACAAACCGGTCAAGCCGTCGCCCGAACTGGCGGAGGTCGTCGGCGAGGGTCCGATGGGCCGCGCCGACGTGGTCAGCGCGCTGTGGGACTACATCAAGAAGAACGATCTTCAGGACAGCCAGGAGATCAAGGCCGACGACAAGCTGAAGGCCGTGTTCGGAAAAGACCGCTTCACCATGTTCGAGATGAACGCGATCCTGTCGGATCACCTGTCCGACGCCTGA
- a CDS encoding M48 family metallopeptidase → MTYRDGDRLRLGLEGPTVRLSVNPRARRLSIRIDARAGEAVVVAPRERLLTQGLAFARTKAGWIADRLDARPDEAPLLPGGVVMLKGAPFRLVATGGAGAARLGRTADGAAILSGGEGEAFSRRVENLLKRQARDILTARTDAHLRTLAKEAGPGPVRVSIVDTRSRWGSCSPHNRSIRYSWRVVMAPEPVIDYLAAHEVAHLVHADHSPAYWSVVERLVGDHRPYRRWLREHGAALHAVGR, encoded by the coding sequence GTGACCTATCGGGACGGAGATCGGCTGCGGCTGGGTCTAGAGGGTCCCACGGTGCGGCTGTCGGTCAATCCCCGCGCCAGACGACTGTCGATCCGCATCGATGCGCGGGCTGGCGAGGCGGTGGTGGTCGCGCCGCGCGAGCGGTTGCTGACGCAGGGCCTGGCCTTTGCCCGCACCAAGGCGGGCTGGATCGCGGACCGGCTTGATGCGCGACCCGACGAGGCGCCGCTGCTGCCCGGCGGCGTGGTGATGCTGAAGGGCGCGCCCTTTCGCCTGGTCGCCACGGGCGGCGCGGGCGCGGCCCGGCTCGGTCGGACAGCCGATGGGGCGGCCATCCTGTCGGGCGGAGAGGGCGAGGCCTTCTCCCGACGCGTGGAGAACCTGCTGAAGCGCCAGGCGCGCGACATCCTGACCGCCCGCACCGACGCGCATCTACGCACTCTCGCCAAGGAAGCGGGTCCGGGTCCGGTTCGCGTCTCCATCGTCGACACGCGGTCGCGCTGGGGCTCGTGCAGCCCGCACAATCGCTCGATCCGCTACTCCTGGCGGGTGGTGATGGCTCCGGAGCCGGTCATCGACTACCTAGCCGCGCACGAGGTCGCCCACCTGGTCCACGCCGACCACAGCCCCGCTTATTGGAGCGTGGTCGAGCGACTGGTCGGCGATCACAGGCCGTATCGGCGCTGGCTGCGCGAGCACGGCGCGGCGCTGCACGCCGTTGGGCGCTGA
- a CDS encoding GNAT family N-acetyltransferase codes for MTTSPVLGPTLHTARLILRPPALEDFPRWCELMADPDSARFIGGVQSRHEVWRSMAATAGMWALHGEGMFSVIERVSGLWLGRIGPLHPYDWPGREVGWSLHPEATGKGYAVEAAAAAMDYAFDVLEWPNVIHCIDPDNHASAAVARRLGSHNRGPGRLPAPFTDHAVDLWGQTAAEWRESRKALCS; via the coding sequence GTGACCACATCGCCGGTGCTGGGCCCGACGCTTCACACCGCACGGCTGATCCTGCGTCCGCCCGCACTGGAAGATTTTCCGCGCTGGTGCGAGCTGATGGCCGATCCGGACAGTGCCCGCTTCATTGGCGGCGTGCAGTCACGCCACGAGGTGTGGCGCAGCATGGCCGCGACGGCCGGCATGTGGGCACTGCATGGCGAGGGCATGTTCTCGGTCATTGAGCGGGTGAGCGGCCTGTGGCTGGGTCGGATCGGGCCGCTGCATCCCTATGACTGGCCTGGCCGCGAGGTCGGCTGGAGCCTGCATCCGGAGGCAACCGGCAAGGGCTATGCGGTCGAGGCCGCCGCCGCGGCGATGGACTACGCCTTCGACGTCCTCGAATGGCCGAACGTCATCCACTGCATCGATCCAGACAACCACGCCTCGGCGGCCGTGGCGCGGCGGCTGGGCTCGCACAATCGCGGCCCCGGCCGACTGCCCGCACCCTTCACAGATCATGCAGTCGATCTGTGGGGTCAGACGGCGGCGGAGTGGCGAGAGAGCCGAAAGGCGCTGTGTTCCTGA
- a CDS encoding serine hydrolase domain-containing protein, with protein sequence MTDAVSIQGFCPSRFSGLHDAFGANFAEAPEGLNELAARFSVCLDGEVIVDLWGGYADTGRTQAFTADTLVPVFSTGKAVMALLLARAVDAGALRYDQPVADLWPEFAQAGKGGVTVAQLMSHQAGLPGFSQAVEPSLWFEPEAVTARLAAQAPMWPPGTASGYHPVTVGYLANHLFQLATGRTMGQALREDFPELYLWIGLPESEHGRVAQMRKPAAAPSLGPVDPIKQAAFLDRGSAPGGRGSAEWRKMEIPSANLHGTAAGLARMLGVVATGGQLDGRTVLSSEAIEQLTRERIHGPDKVLPYDISWAAGLMRNTGLHVFGPGERALGHYGWGGSMAMADPERGLSAAYVMTRQSPHLIGDPRPRRLLEALYAAL encoded by the coding sequence ATGACCGACGCCGTTTCGATCCAGGGCTTCTGCCCCAGCCGCTTCTCCGGGCTGCATGACGCCTTTGGGGCCAACTTCGCCGAAGCGCCCGAGGGCCTGAACGAGCTGGCGGCTCGATTCAGCGTCTGCCTCGATGGAGAAGTGATCGTAGATCTGTGGGGTGGATACGCCGATACGGGCCGCACCCAGGCGTTTACGGCCGATACCCTGGTTCCGGTGTTCTCGACCGGCAAGGCGGTGATGGCGCTGCTGTTGGCGCGAGCGGTGGACGCGGGCGCGTTGCGCTATGACCAGCCGGTGGCGGACCTCTGGCCGGAGTTCGCCCAGGCCGGAAAGGGCGGCGTCACCGTCGCCCAACTGATGAGCCACCAGGCCGGGCTGCCCGGCTTCTCCCAGGCGGTCGAGCCGTCGCTGTGGTTCGAGCCGGAGGCGGTCACCGCCCGTCTGGCGGCCCAGGCGCCGATGTGGCCGCCAGGCACGGCCTCTGGCTACCATCCTGTAACGGTGGGTTATCTCGCCAATCACCTGTTCCAGCTGGCGACCGGCCGCACCATGGGCCAGGCGCTGCGCGAGGACTTCCCCGAACTCTACCTGTGGATCGGCTTGCCGGAGAGCGAGCACGGCCGCGTCGCCCAGATGCGAAAGCCCGCGGCGGCCCCGAGCCTGGGGCCCGTCGATCCGATCAAGCAGGCGGCCTTTCTGGATCGCGGCTCGGCGCCAGGCGGTCGCGGCTCGGCGGAATGGCGCAAGATGGAGATTCCGTCCGCCAACCTGCATGGGACCGCCGCCGGGCTGGCGCGGATGCTGGGCGTGGTGGCGACCGGCGGACAGCTGGATGGAAGGACGGTTCTCTCGTCCGAGGCTATCGAGCAGCTGACGCGCGAGCGCATCCACGGGCCGGACAAGGTGCTGCCCTATGACATCAGCTGGGCGGCCGGCCTGATGCGCAACACCGGCCTCCATGTCTTCGGGCCGGGCGAACGGGCGCTCGGCCACTACGGCTGGGGCGGGTCGATGGCCATGGCCGATCCGGAGCGCGGTTTGTCAGCCGCCTATGTCATGACGCGCCAGTCGCCGCACCTGATCGGCGATCCCCGGCCCAGGCGGCTACTGGAAGCGCTCTACGCCGCCCTCTAG
- a CDS encoding SCO family protein → MPRRSILLFAGACIVIAVALAIVTLVVVSGRERAAGGDMAATGQPLVGGDFQLVNQDGQPVDQTILNGKWSLVFFGFTYCPEFCPTTLAEMAAVQQQLGEQARDLQMVFISIDPERDTPRALKDYLSSDGFPQGTIGLTGTPEQVAQAARAYRAFYQKVGEGEGYTMNHALTVYVMGPDGKFRATLGYGLGPQKATQIVRDAMARG, encoded by the coding sequence ATGCCCCGCCGCTCCATCCTGCTGTTCGCGGGCGCCTGCATCGTCATCGCCGTGGCGCTGGCCATCGTCACCCTGGTGGTGGTGTCCGGCCGCGAGCGTGCGGCGGGCGGCGACATGGCGGCGACCGGACAGCCGCTGGTCGGCGGCGACTTCCAGCTGGTCAATCAGGACGGCCAACCCGTCGATCAGACGATCCTGAACGGCAAGTGGAGCCTGGTCTTCTTTGGCTTCACCTACTGCCCCGAGTTCTGCCCCACGACCCTGGCCGAGATGGCGGCGGTGCAGCAGCAGCTGGGCGAACAGGCGCGCGACCTGCAGATGGTGTTCATCAGCATCGATCCGGAGCGCGACACGCCGCGGGCGCTGAAGGACTATCTGTCCTCCGACGGCTTCCCGCAGGGGACCATCGGCCTCACCGGCACGCCTGAGCAGGTGGCGCAGGCGGCCCGCGCCTATCGCGCCTTCTACCAGAAGGTCGGCGAGGGCGAGGGCTATACGATGAACCATGCCCTGACGGTTTACGTGATGGGTCCGGACGGCAAGTTCCGCGCCACCCTGGGCTATGGGCTGGGACCGCAGAAGGCGACGCAGATCGTGCGCGACGCCATGGCGCGCGGCTGA